In the genome of Terribacillus sp. FSL K6-0262, one region contains:
- the prfA gene encoding peptide chain release factor 1, which produces MLDRLQALEDRYEKLNELLSDPDVISDTNKLREFSKEQAGLTDVVQAYREYKDISTQVEDAKTMLAEEKDPEILEMAKAEIAELSPRLPELEEQMRILMLPKDPNDDKNVIMEIRGAAGGDEAALFAGDLYRMYSRFAETQGWKTELLEATSTGVGGYKEIIFMINGANAYSNLKFENGAHRVQRVPETESGGRIHTSTATVVVMPEAEEVEVDIHDKDIRVDTFASSGPGGQSVNTTMSAVRLTHMPTGIVVSMQDEKSQIKNKEKAMKILRARIHDKFQQEAQAEYDDARKSAVGTGDRSERIRTYNFPQNRVTDHRIGLTIQKLDQILEGKLHEVIDALIMEEQARKLEQIGE; this is translated from the coding sequence ATGCTAGATCGTTTACAAGCACTGGAAGACCGATATGAGAAATTGAACGAATTATTAAGTGATCCGGATGTGATCAGTGATACGAATAAATTGCGCGAGTTCTCCAAAGAGCAAGCTGGGCTGACAGACGTCGTGCAGGCTTATCGTGAATACAAAGATATCAGCACACAGGTGGAAGACGCCAAAACGATGCTTGCCGAGGAAAAGGATCCGGAAATCCTGGAAATGGCAAAAGCAGAGATTGCCGAATTGTCACCGCGCCTGCCGGAATTGGAAGAGCAGATGCGTATTTTGATGCTGCCGAAGGATCCGAATGATGATAAAAACGTCATCATGGAAATTCGCGGCGCAGCTGGCGGAGATGAAGCAGCGCTGTTCGCGGGCGATCTGTATCGTATGTACAGCAGATTCGCAGAAACACAAGGCTGGAAAACAGAGTTGCTGGAAGCGACTTCTACTGGAGTAGGCGGCTACAAGGAGATCATCTTCATGATCAACGGCGCAAATGCCTATTCCAACCTGAAATTTGAAAACGGTGCCCATCGCGTCCAGCGTGTGCCGGAAACGGAGTCCGGCGGCCGGATTCATACGTCGACAGCGACAGTGGTGGTGATGCCGGAAGCGGAAGAGGTCGAAGTGGACATCCACGATAAGGATATCCGGGTGGATACATTCGCATCCAGCGGTCCCGGGGGACAAAGCGTAAATACGACGATGTCCGCGGTCCGGTTGACGCACATGCCGACCGGGATCGTCGTGTCGATGCAGGATGAGAAATCACAGATCAAGAACAAAGAAAAAGCCATGAAAATCCTGCGTGCCCGGATACATGATAAGTTCCAGCAGGAAGCCCAGGCTGAATATGATGATGCACGGAAATCAGCTGTAGGTACAGGTGACCGATCGGAACGTATCCGGACATATAATTTCCCGCAAAACCGGGTGACGGATCACCGGATCGGGCTTACCATCCAGAAGCTGGACCAAATCCTCGAAGGAAAGCTCCATGAAGTCATCGACGCATTGATCATGGAAGAGCAGGCAAGAAAACTTGAGCAAATCGGAGAATAA
- a CDS encoding class II fructose-bisphosphate aldolase: protein MPLVSMKEMLDVAKENHYAVGQFNINNLEFTQAILQAAQEESSPVILGVSEGAAKYMGGFKTVVLMVKGLLEDYNITVPVAIHLDHGSSFETCAKAIHAGFTSVMIDGSHHPLEENIALTKKVVELAHLHGVSVEAELGRIGGQEDDLIVEDADAAYAIPSECKQLVEETGVDCFAPALGSVHGPYKGEPNLGFDRMEEIFKTTDLPLVLHGGTGIPTKDIQKAITLGTSKINVNTENQISSAKRVREVLAEKPNEYDPRKYLGPAREAIKETVIGKMREFGSSGKA from the coding sequence ATGCCTTTAGTATCAATGAAAGAAATGCTAGATGTAGCTAAAGAAAATCACTATGCTGTAGGACAGTTCAACATCAATAACCTTGAATTCACACAAGCGATCCTGCAAGCAGCTCAGGAAGAAAGCTCTCCTGTCATCCTTGGTGTATCCGAAGGGGCAGCGAAATATATGGGTGGCTTCAAAACAGTTGTATTGATGGTGAAAGGTCTTTTGGAAGACTATAACATCACTGTACCTGTAGCTATTCACCTTGACCATGGTTCCAGCTTCGAAACATGTGCGAAAGCGATCCATGCCGGCTTCACTTCCGTGATGATCGATGGTTCCCACCATCCATTGGAAGAAAACATCGCGCTTACGAAAAAAGTAGTTGAGCTTGCACACTTGCACGGCGTATCTGTCGAAGCAGAACTTGGACGCATCGGCGGACAAGAAGACGATCTTATCGTAGAAGATGCAGATGCAGCTTACGCAATTCCTTCCGAATGCAAGCAGCTTGTGGAAGAAACTGGCGTTGACTGCTTCGCACCAGCACTTGGTTCTGTTCACGGTCCTTACAAAGGCGAACCAAACCTTGGTTTCGATCGCATGGAAGAAATCTTCAAAACAACTGACCTTCCATTGGTATTGCACGGCGGTACAGGTATCCCGACAAAAGATATCCAAAAAGCAATCACGCTTGGTACTTCTAAAATCAACGTGAACACTGAAAACCAAATTTCTTCTGCTAAACGCGTTCGTGAAGTATTGGCAGAAAAACCAAACGAATACGACCCACGTAAATACCTGGGACCAGCTCGCGAAGCGATCAAAGAAACAGTAATCGGCAAAATGCGCGAATTCGGCTCCTCAGGCAAAGCGTAA
- the prmC gene encoding peptide chain release factor N(5)-glutamine methyltransferase, with the protein MSKSENNQPSLMEALQEAAAYLQSHSREDRVAEHLLLFHLGIDKTALLMKLREPIDPVLYAAFRKDVEEHAKTGIPLQHLTGEEEFLGRRYYVNRDVLIPRPETEELVLGVEAMIKERLAGRDLTIADIGTGSGIIATSLKLAFPEASVIATDISERALLIAKSNSRTLGADLTLKLGSYLEPLRELGKRVDVLVSNPPYIDEADKEHMTDTVKNFDPGLALFADDKGLAAYKEIIAGLPEVLAFPAVVAFEIGWQQGRAVRDLLAGRFPEAEVEVRQDINGKDRMVFAWIQK; encoded by the coding sequence TTGAGCAAATCGGAGAATAACCAGCCAAGCCTCATGGAGGCGCTGCAGGAAGCGGCGGCGTATTTACAAAGCCACAGCCGGGAGGACAGGGTGGCGGAGCATTTACTGTTATTCCATCTTGGAATCGATAAGACTGCGCTGTTGATGAAGCTGAGGGAGCCCATTGATCCAGTCCTCTATGCCGCCTTCCGGAAAGATGTTGAAGAGCATGCCAAAACAGGCATTCCGCTGCAGCATCTGACTGGAGAAGAGGAATTCCTTGGCAGGCGCTATTATGTGAACCGGGATGTGCTCATTCCGAGGCCGGAAACGGAAGAGCTGGTACTGGGTGTCGAAGCCATGATCAAAGAGCGTCTTGCCGGGCGTGATTTGACAATTGCCGATATCGGTACAGGAAGCGGAATCATCGCCACTTCTTTGAAGCTTGCTTTTCCGGAGGCTTCCGTCATTGCCACGGATATTTCCGAGCGCGCTTTGCTTATAGCAAAGAGCAACAGCCGTACATTGGGAGCTGACCTTACGTTGAAGCTCGGAAGCTATTTGGAGCCGCTGCGGGAGCTTGGCAAACGCGTCGATGTGCTTGTTTCGAATCCTCCTTATATTGATGAGGCGGATAAGGAACATATGACAGACACGGTGAAAAACTTTGATCCGGGTCTTGCTTTGTTTGCAGACGACAAAGGGCTTGCCGCTTATAAGGAAATCATAGCTGGGCTCCCTGAAGTACTCGCTTTTCCGGCTGTCGTCGCCTTTGAAATCGGCTGGCAGCAAGGAAGGGCAGTCCGTGACTTGCTGGCAGGGAGGTTCCCGGAGGCGGAAGTGGAAGTAAGACAGGATATCAATGGCAAGGATCGTATGGTATTTGCTTGGATACAAAAATAA
- a CDS encoding type B 50S ribosomal protein L31 → MKEQIHPKYNKVVFLDTSSDYKFLTGSTQTSDETIEWEDGNTYPLIRVEISSASHPFYTGKQKADKAGGRVDRFKKKYNLS, encoded by the coding sequence ATGAAAGAACAAATCCATCCGAAATATAACAAAGTTGTATTTCTAGATACTAGTTCTGACTACAAATTCTTGACTGGTTCTACTCAAACTTCCGACGAAACAATCGAATGGGAAGATGGCAACACTTACCCATTGATTCGTGTGGAAATCAGCTCAGCTTCTCACCCGTTCTACACTGGTAAACAAAAAGCTGATAAAGCTGGCGGCCGCGTAGATCGCTTCAAGAAGAAATACAACTTGAGCTAA
- the fsa gene encoding fructose-6-phosphate aldolase, with amino-acid sequence MKFFLETASLEEIKLADALGVLAGVAIKPMSMVGGNVSFHDRIREMTEEVSGPVDAAVVSEQADGMVAEGKALAGISPNVTVRIPMTIEGLKAVKILSGLNIKTHVTLIFDMNQALLAARAGATYVSPCIGRLDDIGHSGMELLDVIADVFNRHQIKTRIIAASIQHPIHVTEAAKQGAHIATVSFEVLRKLVEHPLTDAGIE; translated from the coding sequence ATGAAATTCTTTTTGGAGACTGCCAGCCTGGAGGAAATCAAGCTTGCTGATGCACTTGGTGTATTGGCGGGGGTGGCGATAAAACCGATGTCGATGGTTGGCGGGAATGTGTCGTTTCATGATAGGATCCGGGAGATGACCGAAGAGGTGTCAGGCCCTGTCGATGCAGCGGTTGTTTCGGAGCAAGCGGACGGAATGGTGGCAGAAGGCAAGGCCCTTGCCGGGATTTCTCCGAATGTCACGGTGAGAATACCGATGACAATAGAAGGTCTGAAAGCAGTCAAAATCTTATCTGGATTGAATATAAAGACGCATGTGACACTGATCTTTGATATGAATCAAGCGCTGCTGGCTGCCCGTGCCGGGGCTACATATGTATCGCCATGCATCGGGAGGCTCGATGATATCGGTCATAGCGGAATGGAACTGCTTGATGTCATAGCGGATGTTTTCAACCGGCATCAGATCAAGACAAGGATCATTGCGGCTTCCATCCAGCATCCCATCCATGTAACAGAGGCTGCAAAGCAGGGAGCGCATATCGCGACCGTTTCTTTTGAGGTTCTGAGGAAATTGGTCGAGCATCCGTTGACAGATGCTGGAATCGAATGA
- a CDS encoding L-threonylcarbamoyladenylate synthase has translation MMETKHWTVSQQSLDTNAMEEAAALLRKGEAVAFPTETVYGLGADATNEQAVRKIFEAKGRPSDNPLIVHVADKHQLKDLVEDVPEVAYKLLEAFSPGPITLILKSKGTVAPNVSAGLDSIGVRIPSHPVGLRLLQEVALPIAAPSANISGRPSPTKAVHVTQDLDGRIAGIMDGGPTGIGLESTVVDCTEAVPVILRPGGVTAEAIQEVIGTVMVDPGLAGNEKEKPKAPGMKYTHYAPEAPLYLVDGNMQQHVEKLTAAGEKVGIIATEELAQMLKDEQVQICGTRQDLSTVAEHLYDALRHFKKSDVSIILCESFEKTGVGTAIMNRLEKAATGWI, from the coding sequence ATGATGGAAACGAAGCATTGGACTGTTTCGCAGCAGTCTCTCGACACAAACGCAATGGAGGAGGCAGCAGCCCTTCTTAGGAAAGGGGAAGCTGTTGCTTTTCCGACCGAGACAGTTTATGGCCTTGGTGCTGACGCAACGAATGAACAAGCTGTCCGGAAAATATTCGAAGCCAAAGGACGTCCATCTGATAATCCGCTCATCGTCCATGTAGCGGATAAACATCAGCTGAAGGATCTTGTCGAAGACGTTCCGGAAGTGGCGTACAAACTTTTGGAAGCATTCAGTCCGGGCCCGATTACACTTATATTGAAGAGTAAAGGAACAGTGGCGCCGAATGTCAGCGCAGGTCTTGATTCCATCGGTGTCCGGATACCAAGTCATCCGGTGGGCTTGCGTCTTTTGCAGGAAGTGGCTTTGCCGATTGCCGCGCCGAGTGCGAATATCTCTGGCAGACCGAGTCCGACCAAAGCGGTGCATGTGACCCAAGATCTGGATGGACGTATTGCCGGAATCATGGATGGAGGCCCGACAGGTATCGGCTTGGAATCTACCGTGGTAGACTGTACGGAAGCAGTGCCGGTGATTCTCCGGCCAGGCGGTGTAACGGCGGAAGCAATCCAGGAGGTGATCGGGACGGTGATGGTGGATCCGGGACTGGCAGGCAATGAAAAGGAGAAACCAAAAGCACCCGGGATGAAATATACGCATTATGCGCCGGAGGCCCCGCTGTATCTGGTGGATGGGAATATGCAGCAGCATGTGGAAAAGCTTACTGCAGCTGGTGAGAAAGTCGGTATCATTGCCACGGAGGAGCTTGCGCAGATGCTGAAGGATGAGCAGGTTCAAATCTGCGGGACAAGACAAGATCTTTCCACAGTGGCGGAACATCTTTATGATGCACTCCGACATTTCAAAAAATCGGATGTATCGATAATCCTTTGTGAAAGCTTTGAAAAGACAGGGGTCGGCACAGCTATCATGAATCGGCTGGAAAAAGCCGCGACAGGATGGATATAA
- a CDS encoding response regulator, which yields MSKRVLIVDDQPGIRILLEEVIREEGHEVISVCTGAKALDQIKKQQPDLLLIDYKLPVLDGPAVLDELKDQGLSIPTIMMSGLAEEAGAFRQDYDFLIDVLAKPFDILKVRKMVNQALKEGSNQV from the coding sequence AAGCGCGTGTTGATCGTGGATGACCAGCCAGGTATTCGGATTTTGCTGGAGGAAGTCATCCGGGAAGAAGGACATGAAGTGATTTCCGTCTGCACGGGAGCAAAAGCACTTGACCAAATAAAAAAACAACAGCCGGATCTTTTACTGATTGATTATAAGCTGCCGGTACTGGATGGGCCTGCAGTATTGGATGAGCTCAAAGACCAGGGACTTTCCATCCCGACAATCATGATGAGCGGATTGGCGGAGGAAGCAGGAGCATTCCGACAGGATTATGACTTCCTGATTGATGTGCTTGCCAAGCCTTTCGATATACTCAAAGTTCGAAAAATGGTGAATCAAGCATTGAAAGAAGGGTCGAATCAGGTATAA
- the spoIIR gene encoding stage II sporulation protein R, whose protein sequence is MKKLLFSLTAIVLLFLYIFYPGNSTEAQVSNDSQAVKEIPDEAIRLRILANSNSDEDQELKRLIRDEVNAQINSWVKDMTDIEEARKLIEEQLPEIKKTVARVLNEQGKAQGFNVEYSDRISFPAKLYGSYLYPAGQYEAVLITLGEGEGENWWCVLFPPLCFLDFSSGTSVAEAEGNADAEPVDVAAEETPEEEKPKVKFFLLEWFS, encoded by the coding sequence ATGAAGAAGCTTTTATTTTCCCTGACTGCAATTGTTCTATTATTCCTATATATCTTCTATCCGGGGAATAGTACAGAGGCTCAGGTGAGCAATGATTCCCAAGCAGTGAAAGAAATACCGGATGAAGCGATTCGTCTCCGCATCCTGGCTAATAGTAATTCCGATGAAGATCAGGAGCTGAAGCGACTCATCCGCGATGAAGTGAATGCCCAGATCAATAGCTGGGTAAAAGATATGACGGATATCGAAGAAGCTCGGAAGCTTATAGAAGAGCAGCTCCCAGAAATCAAGAAGACTGTTGCCCGTGTGTTGAATGAGCAAGGGAAAGCCCAGGGATTCAATGTGGAATATAGTGACAGGATTTCTTTTCCGGCAAAGCTTTATGGTTCCTATTTGTATCCGGCTGGTCAATATGAAGCTGTATTGATCACCCTTGGAGAAGGAGAAGGCGAAAACTGGTGGTGTGTGCTGTTCCCGCCCCTTTGCTTTCTGGATTTCTCGAGCGGTACGAGTGTGGCGGAGGCAGAAGGAAATGCCGATGCAGAGCCTGTGGATGTAGCTGCGGAGGAGACGCCCGAGGAAGAAAAGCCGAAGGTGAAGTTTTTCCTATTGGAATGGTTCAGCTAG
- a CDS encoding thymidine kinase, whose translation MAQLFFKYGAMNSGKSIEILKVANNYEEQNKSVLIFTSGIDTRDEVGYVSSRVGLRRKAIPIFEETDILKIVKEHEPTPHCVLIDEVQFLSKEHVLQLAAIVDAFDIPVMGFGLKNDFQNELFEGSRYMLIYADKIEEMKTICWFCERKATMNLRVDDNGKPVYTGDQIQIGGNDSYYPVCRRCHSNPPL comes from the coding sequence ATGGCACAATTATTTTTCAAATATGGCGCAATGAACAGCGGGAAGTCGATCGAAATACTGAAAGTGGCCAATAATTACGAGGAGCAAAACAAGTCGGTTCTAATATTCACTTCCGGCATCGATACAAGGGATGAAGTCGGATATGTTTCAAGCCGAGTCGGGTTGCGCCGTAAGGCCATTCCGATTTTCGAGGAAACCGATATCTTGAAAATCGTGAAAGAACATGAACCGACACCGCATTGTGTATTGATCGATGAAGTGCAGTTTTTAAGCAAGGAGCATGTGCTTCAGCTGGCCGCAATCGTCGATGCATTCGATATTCCTGTCATGGGCTTCGGTCTTAAGAATGATTTCCAGAATGAGCTGTTCGAGGGAAGCCGATATATGCTCATTTATGCAGATAAGATCGAGGAGATGAAGACCATTTGCTGGTTCTGCGAACGGAAAGCAACCATGAACCTGCGGGTGGATGACAATGGCAAGCCTGTATACACAGGAGATCAGATACAGATCGGCGGCAATGACTCTTATTATCCTGTCTGCCGCAGATGCCACAGCAACCCGCCGCTTTGA
- a CDS encoding low molecular weight protein arginine phosphatase translates to MKLLFVCTGNTCRSPMAEALVRKRLPQVEVQSAGIFAHDGSPASHQAVTVMEEAGVLFDHQSKPVTKERVDWADLILTMTEQHKQLLLEQYPHAAGKLYTLPEYASQEAAGSWKSLQEAYADLETKRVRFASSYQGDPDDFQSDFMHAHQQEIQYIQELEASMPAADIMDPFGRSVEVYRDTLHELEFYVDKLAEKIHNEK, encoded by the coding sequence ATGAAACTATTATTTGTTTGTACTGGCAATACGTGCAGAAGCCCGATGGCAGAAGCACTTGTACGGAAACGGCTTCCGCAGGTGGAGGTACAGTCAGCTGGTATATTCGCCCATGACGGATCCCCTGCTTCCCATCAGGCAGTGACAGTCATGGAAGAGGCGGGGGTGCTGTTCGACCACCAATCCAAGCCTGTCACGAAAGAACGAGTGGATTGGGCAGATTTGATCCTGACGATGACAGAACAGCATAAGCAGCTGTTGCTGGAGCAGTACCCGCATGCTGCCGGGAAACTGTACACATTGCCGGAGTATGCTTCCCAGGAGGCTGCCGGATCCTGGAAATCCCTGCAGGAAGCCTATGCCGACTTGGAAACGAAGCGAGTCCGTTTCGCCAGCAGCTACCAAGGGGATCCTGATGATTTCCAAAGTGATTTCATGCACGCCCATCAGCAGGAGATCCAGTATATCCAGGAGCTTGAGGCAAGTATGCCGGCGGCCGATATCATGGATCCTTTCGGACGGTCCGTGGAAGTTTATCGGGATACGCTGCATGAATTGGAATTCTATGTTGATAAATTGGCAGAAAAGATTCACAATGAGAAGTAG
- the rho gene encoding transcription termination factor Rho has product MAELSISHLETLTLKELYAMAREYRVSYYAKLTKRELIFAILKAQAEKDGFLFMDGILEIIPSEGFGFLRPINYAPSAEDIYISASQIRRFDLRNGDKVSGKVRPPKENERYYGLLHVDAVNNEDPEVAKERVHFPALTALYPDKQMKLETETRKISTRIIDLMTPVGFGQRGLIVAPPKAGKTMLLKQIANSITTNHPDAKLIILLVDERPEEVTDIERSVHPDVDVVSSTFDEVPENHIKVSELVLERAMRLVEHKKDVIVLMDSITRLARAYNLVIPPSGRTLSGGIDPAAFHRPKRFFGAARNIEEGGSFTILATALVDTGSRMDDVIYEEFKGTGNMELHLDRSLAERRIFPAIDMLRSGTRKEELLVPKGQLDKMWAIRKTMQDSQDFAERFLRRLRASKNNEEFLANMEEEMKRKGTNKRA; this is encoded by the coding sequence GTGGCTGAACTATCCATTTCTCATCTAGAAACATTGACATTGAAAGAATTATACGCGATGGCACGTGAATACCGTGTTTCCTATTATGCGAAACTGACAAAACGCGAATTGATCTTCGCTATCCTGAAAGCGCAGGCAGAAAAGGATGGTTTTCTTTTCATGGACGGTATCCTGGAGATCATTCCATCAGAAGGTTTCGGATTCCTGCGGCCGATCAATTATGCTCCGAGCGCGGAGGATATCTATATCAGTGCGTCACAAATCAGACGCTTTGATTTACGTAATGGGGATAAGGTTTCCGGCAAGGTCCGTCCGCCGAAAGAGAACGAGCGTTATTACGGTCTCCTGCATGTGGATGCAGTGAATAACGAGGATCCGGAAGTGGCGAAGGAGCGTGTGCATTTCCCTGCGTTGACAGCTTTGTATCCGGATAAGCAGATGAAGCTGGAAACCGAGACCCGTAAAATTTCAACTCGCATCATCGATTTGATGACACCGGTTGGTTTCGGTCAGCGCGGATTGATCGTAGCTCCGCCAAAAGCAGGTAAAACAATGCTGCTGAAACAGATTGCAAATAGCATTACAACCAATCATCCCGATGCCAAGCTGATCATCCTGCTTGTGGATGAACGCCCGGAGGAAGTGACGGATATCGAACGCTCCGTTCATCCCGATGTCGATGTGGTCAGCTCCACATTCGATGAAGTACCGGAAAACCATATCAAGGTTTCGGAGCTAGTATTGGAACGTGCGATGCGCTTGGTCGAGCACAAAAAGGATGTCATCGTGCTGATGGACAGCATCACGCGCCTTGCCCGTGCATATAATCTGGTCATTCCGCCGAGCGGACGCACGCTTTCCGGCGGTATCGACCCAGCAGCCTTCCACCGTCCGAAACGTTTCTTCGGTGCCGCCCGTAATATCGAGGAAGGCGGCAGCTTCACGATCCTTGCAACGGCACTTGTCGATACAGGATCCCGGATGGACGATGTCATTTATGAGGAATTCAAAGGGACAGGCAATATGGAGCTGCATTTGGATCGTTCCCTTGCCGAAAGACGTATCTTCCCGGCAATCGATATGCTTCGTTCCGGTACACGGAAAGAAGAGCTGCTCGTACCTAAGGGACAGCTGGATAAGATGTGGGCGATCCGTAAAACCATGCAGGATTCCCAGGACTTTGCCGAACGCTTCCTGCGTCGTTTAAGGGCATCCAAGAACAATGAGGAGTTCCTTGCAAATATGGAAGAAGAAATGAAACGAAAAGGCACGAATAAGCGCGCCTGA
- a CDS encoding UDP-N-acetylglucosamine 1-carboxyvinyltransferase → MQKILVEGGNLLKGRVKISGAKNSAVALLPAAILAESPVTIEGLPEISDVETLSHLLEEIGGKVSNTDHGLTIDPSAMTSMPLPNGKVKKLRASYYFMGAMLGRFKQAVIGLPGGCYLGPRPIDQHIKGFEALGAKVTNEQGAIYLRADELRGARIYLDVVSVGATINIMLAAVRAKGKTVIENAAKEPEIVDVATLLTSMGAKIKGAGTDVIRIEGVDHLHGCHHTIIPDRIEAGTYIILAASQGEEVVIDNVIPEHLESLLAKLREMGVEIAEGEEQLTVRPGARLNSVDVKTLVYPGFPTDLQQPFTALLTKAHGTGVITDTIYQARFKHIDELRRMNAQVKVEGGASIVTGAVQLEGAKVKASDLRAGAALIIAALMAEGVTEITGVEHIDRGYEHITDKLHALGANIWREDMSEQEVEQFQNS, encoded by the coding sequence ATGCAGAAAATATTAGTAGAGGGCGGAAACCTTCTTAAAGGAAGAGTAAAGATCAGCGGAGCGAAAAACAGTGCAGTCGCACTGCTTCCTGCTGCTATACTGGCTGAGTCTCCGGTAACAATAGAAGGGCTGCCCGAAATTTCAGATGTTGAGACGTTAAGTCACTTGCTTGAAGAAATCGGCGGCAAAGTATCCAATACCGATCACGGTCTTACGATCGATCCATCTGCCATGACGTCCATGCCTCTTCCGAACGGAAAAGTGAAGAAACTCCGGGCTTCCTATTATTTCATGGGAGCGATGCTCGGACGATTCAAGCAGGCAGTCATCGGCTTGCCTGGCGGCTGTTATCTGGGCCCTCGACCTATCGACCAGCATATCAAGGGCTTTGAAGCATTGGGAGCAAAGGTGACAAATGAGCAAGGGGCGATCTACCTGCGAGCGGATGAACTGCGCGGAGCACGTATTTACTTGGATGTGGTGAGTGTTGGTGCGACTATCAATATCATGCTTGCTGCAGTGCGGGCGAAGGGGAAGACAGTGATTGAAAACGCGGCAAAGGAGCCGGAAATAGTCGATGTGGCCACCCTTTTGACCAGTATGGGAGCGAAAATCAAAGGTGCCGGCACCGACGTGATTCGCATAGAGGGTGTGGATCATCTTCATGGCTGCCATCATACGATCATCCCTGACCGGATCGAGGCGGGAACGTATATCATCCTTGCAGCTTCCCAAGGGGAAGAGGTTGTCATTGATAATGTCATCCCTGAGCATTTGGAGTCCTTGCTGGCAAAATTGCGGGAGATGGGCGTGGAGATCGCAGAAGGCGAGGAACAGCTGACTGTGCGCCCAGGGGCAAGGCTGAATAGTGTGGACGTGAAGACTCTGGTTTATCCTGGCTTCCCGACCGATCTGCAGCAGCCTTTTACAGCTTTATTGACCAAAGCGCATGGGACGGGTGTCATAACGGATACCATTTATCAAGCTCGCTTCAAGCACATCGACGAACTGCGGCGGATGAACGCGCAGGTGAAAGTGGAGGGCGGAGCCTCCATCGTCACTGGTGCTGTACAGCTGGAGGGAGCCAAAGTGAAAGCCAGTGATCTTCGGGCCGGAGCGGCATTGATCATCGCTGCATTGATGGCTGAAGGTGTGACGGAAATCACAGGCGTGGAGCATATAGATCGCGGCTATGAACATATCACGGATAAACTCCATGCACTGGGTGCCAACATATGGCGGGAAGATATGAGTGAACAAGAAGTCGAACAGTTTCAGAATTCCTGA